The bacterium BMS3Abin02 genome contains the following window.
CGAGCTGGCCTCCTGCTTCCCTCCCTACGAGGCGCAGTTTCCCGGACACGTGTGATCGGCAGCCGGAACGTGGTGGTTCGCGCGGCGGGGGAGAAGCTGCACCGGCGACAGGCTAGAGTCTGGTTCGCGCAGCGTGACTGCCCGTTGGTGACCATTCGCGGTACCAGGTACGCGGCACCGAGTACCGCCGGGCGGAGTCAGGCGCACTGATTTGCAAACCGACCGGGGATCGATAACGATGCCGCCGAACTACAGCGCGGGCAAGGGGATCGCCGAGGCAGCCGATATCTCGAGCAGGTTCTTCGCGTCGGTGGTTTCGGGAGGTGGACTCGGCTGGCTGCTCGACCGCTGGTTGGGAACGTGGCCGTGGCTGGTCGCTCTCGGAACCGTCGTCGGATTCGTGCTGGGTTTCTACTGGATGTTGTTGTACGCGAGAGAGATGGAACGTCGTGGACGTTGAAGCCAGGATGGGCTCCGAGATGGCCCGGAGGACGCTGTGGCTCGGCCCCCTCGTTGCGGCCGTCGCTTTGGCGATCGGGGGTGTCCCCGCGGCGCTCGCGGCGCTCGCCGGCGCCGCCATCGTCGCAGTCATCTTTCTGCTTTCCGGCACGGTGCTCTCGTGGGCGGCGCGCCGCTCTCCCAACGCTCTCGGAGCGGCTGCGCTCGGAGGTTTCGTGGTCCGACTCGTGCTGTTGACCGCACTCGTGTGGGCTGCGCTCAGGTTTCTCGGAGTAGATCGCACCGGACTCTTCCTGGGTCTCGGAGCTACGTATATCGGGCTGCTCGTGATGCAGGCCCGGAAGGAGGCTGTCAGGTGATTCCGGCCGTACTGGCGCAGATCGTGGAAGTGCCCTCGGACATCAACGAGTTGTTCGACTGGCCGGCCGTGTTGCCATGGGGGATCAACCGTGTCGTGCTGTTGACGTTCCTCGCGACGCTGGCGACGTTCCTCTTTCTCTATATCCCGTTCCGCAAGCCGCGGATCGTACCGACGAAGTTCCAGGTGGTCGTCGAATCGATGGTCGAGTTCGTTCGCAAGGACGTCGCGCGGGATATCATCGGCCCGGAGTCGGTCAAGTACGAGTGGCTGCTGATTCCGATGTTCTTCTGGCTCCTTTTCTTGAACATTCTCGAGGTCACGCCGCTGGTCAACTTCCCGGTGACGTCCCGGATGGCCATCCCCGCGTTTCTCGCCATCTTCGTGTGGTTCGTGTTCGTCTTTGTCGGGTTCAAGAAGCACGGCTTCATGTACATCGTGCACACGCTCGTCCCTCCCGGTGTCCCCAAGGCGTTACTGCCGTTGATCATCCCGATCGAGCTGATCTCGGTCTTCTTCATCCGCCCGGTCGCCCTGGCAGTTCGACTCTTCGCCAACATGATCGCCGGCCACATCATGTTGGCGGTGTTTTTTGTCACCACGGCCGGCTACTTCGTGCTTGGACCGAAGTTGATCGCGTGGCCGATCCCGTTCGCGTTTGCCATCGTGATCACCGGGTTCGAGATCTTCGTCGCAATCTTGCAGGCGTTCATTTTCACACTGCTCACCGCCGTCTACATCGAGAGCTCCATTCACGTGGAGCATTGAGAGGAGAACCACATTGGAACAGCAAGCTGCAGCACTTCTCGGGGCGGGTCTGGCCTACGGCCTCGCCGCCATCGGTCCCGGAATCGGAATCGGCATCGTGGTCGGCAACGCCGTGCAGGCGATGGTCCGGCAGCCGGAGATGGCGGGGCAGGTCCGTACGACCATGTTCCTGGGTATCGCCTTTACCGAGGCGCTCGCCCTCTTCGGCCTGCTCCTGTTCTTCATCCTGTTCGGACAGGTGTGATGTTCGCCTCGGCGCCATTACTGGTTCTCGCGGCCGAGGGGCGATCGGGCCTGTTCTTGATCCTCCCGGAGATCCGCGAGCTGATCTGGGGAATCGTGAGCTTCACGGTGCTGGTGTTCCTGCTCTGGAAGTTTGCGGGGCCGGCGCTCAACCGAACGCTCGAAGCGCGCCAGCAGGCCGTCGTCGGAGGCATGCGGGAGGCCGAGGAAGCCAAGGCGGAGGCTCAGGGGCTCCTGAACGATTACCGCGAACAACTGGCGAACGCCAAAGAGGAGTCCAACCGGATCATCGAGGAGGCCCGGCAGACGGCCGAGGCGATGCGCACCGAGATGCTCGCCATGGCCCGGGCCGAGGCGGAGGAGACAGTCGCGAAGGCCAGGAGCGAGGTCGCCGCCGAGCGCGAGCGCGCACTCGCGGAGGTTCGCCAGGAAGTTGCCAACCTCTCGATCGACCTCGCCGAGCGGGTCGTGCAGGGCAGCCTGGACCGCGAAGCGCAGCAGGGCCTGATCGGCCGGTACCTCGAAGAACTCGAACGGATGGGTTAGGCGATGGACGAGCGCATCGCGGGATACGCGGACGCCATCTTCGCCATTGCCGGCGCCGAAGGGCAGCTCGCGACCGTCGAAGATGAGATGTTCGCGGTCGCTCGGGCAATCGAAGGTTCCGCGGAGCTTGCCGACGCACTGGCAGATCCGCGGTTGCCGGCCGAGCGGAAGGAGGCAATCCTCGCCGATCTGCTGGAAGGCCAGGCATCGGACCTGACGACGGCGTTCGTGCGGTTCGTGGCCGGCCTGGGCCGGGCACGTGACCTTCCGGCGGTTGCCGACGCCTTTGTGGCTCGCGCCGCGGCGGAGCGCAACCGGGCGGTCGCCGAGGTCCGTGCGGCGGTGCCGCTGGACGCGCAGACACTCGCGAAACTCGAGGATGCGCTCGGGAAGGCGACCGGAAAGAACATCGAGGTGAAGCTCGTGGTCGACCCATCGGTTTTGGGCGGCATCGTCGCCACGATCGGCGACACGGTGATCGACGGTTCGATCCGTCACCGTCTCGAGAGTCTTCGCCAGACCTTACAGAGCCGCTGATGCGAAGGAGCAACGATGGCTGAACTGACGCTCGACCCGCAAGACATCGCCGCTTCCCTGCGGAAGCATCTCGAAGACTGGGCTCCGGAGCTCGAAGCCGAGACGGTCGGTTACGTGATGACGATCGCCGACGGTGTGGCGACGGTGAGAGGCCTTCCCGGCGCCATGGCGTCCGAGCTGCTGGAGTTCCCCGGCGGCCTGCTCGGCATCGCCCTGAACCTGGATGAGGACTCGATCGGTGTCGTGCTGATGGGCGAGTTTTCCCACATCGAGGAAGGCTCGCCGGTCCGTTCCACCGGCCGGGTGCTCTCGATCGGTGTCGGCGATGCCATGCTCGGGCGTGTCGTCGACTCGCTCGGCAACCCTCTCGACGGAAAAGGCCCGATCAACACGACGGAGAGCCGTCTCCTCGAAGTGCAGGCCCCTTCGGTCGTGCAGCGCCAGCCGGTCAAGGAGCCCTTGCAGACGGGGATCAAGGCGATCGACGCGATGATCCCGATCGGTCGCGGGCAGCGGGAGCTGATCATCGGTGACCGCCAGACCGGAAAGACGGCGATCGCGGTCGACACGATCATCAACCAGAAGGGCAAGGACGTGAAGTGCGTCTACGTCGCGATCGGCCAGAAGGCTTCAACGGTCGCCGAGGTGGTCGATGCATTCCACAAGCACGGTGCGATGGACTACACGGTGGTGGTCAACGCAGCGGCATCGGCGCCTGCAGCGCTGCAGATGTACGCGCCGTACGCCGGCTCGGCGATCGCCCAGTACTGGATGTACAAGGGCGGGCACGCCTTGATCGTCTTCGACGACCTGTCCAAACAGGCTGTCGCCTACCGGCAGATCTCCCTGCTGCTGCGGCGTCCTCCGGGCCGTGAGGCGTATCCTGGCGACGTCTTCTATCTGCACAGCCGACTTCTCGAGCGCTGTGCGAAACTTTCGGACGATCTCGGCGGGGGATCGTTGACGGGGTTGCCCATCGTCGAGACGAAGGCGGGAGACGTGTCGGCGTACATCCCGACGAACGTGATCTCGATCACCGACGGGCAGATCTTCCTGGAGACCGACCTCTTCTACTCGGGTGTGCGCCCCGCGATCAACGCCGGCATCTCGGTGTCGCGCGTCGGCGGTGACGCGCAGATCAAGGCCATGAAGAAGGTCGCCGGTCCGCTGCGTATCAACCTGGCACAGTTTCGCGAGCTGGAGGCCTTCGCCGAGTTCGGTTCCGAGCTCGATGCCACCAGTGCGGCTCAGCTGGCGCGGGGCCGCCGTGTGGTCGAGGTGCTCAAGCAGCCTCAGTTCACGCCGGTCCCGGTCGATGAACAGGTGCTCGTGATCTATGCGGTGACCAACGGATTCATGGACGACATTACGGTGGCGGACATCGGTCGGTTCGAGTCGGAGCTGCGTGGATTCGTCCGGAGTCGCTACCCGGCCGTGCTGGAGCAGATCGATTCCGCCGGCGAGCTTCCGGACACGGAGGAGATGAACAAGGCGATCGGCGAGTTCAAAGAGCTCTTCGAGGCGGGAAAGGAGTAGCGGTTGGCGAGCGCCGAGCTTCGACAGACGCGGCGGCGGATCCGATCCGTCCAGTCGACGAAGAAGATCACGCGCGCGATGGAGCTCATCGCCGCGTCGCGCATCGTCAAGGCTCAGCAGCGTGTCCATGCCTCCAAGCCGTACGTGGAGCAGCTCACCGACGTGATCAGAAACGTGGGGCGTGCCGCCGGAGGTGCGACGCACATGCTCCTGGAGAGGCGCGACGTCCGGGCCGCGGGAATCGTCGTGGTGTCGTCGGATCGTGGTCTCGCCGGTGCCTTCAACTCGACGGTCATCAGGATGGCCGAGCGCCGCATCGTCGAACTTCGATCCCGGGACGTGCAGATTCGCGTGTATGTCGTCGGCAAGAAGGCGCAGACGTATTTCCGTTTCCGGGGATATCACGTCGAGCGGGCCTTCCTGGGAGTGACCGACGCCCCCGGATATGCGGATGCCCGGAACCTCGCGAACGTGATCATGGAGGAGTACGCAAGCAGGGCGGTGGACGCCGTGGAGGTGTTCTACACCCGATACGTGTCCGCACTCGTACAAGACGCGGTCGGCTTCGAGCTGCTGCCGATCATCCCGCCGGAAGTCGACGAGGAGCCGGTCACCACGGTGACCTACAGCTATGAGCCGTCGCCGTCGGAGATTCTCGATCGGCTGTTGCCGCGGTACGTGGAGGCTTCGGCCTTCGGTGTGCTGCTGGACTCGTCCGCGTCGGAGCACGCATCGAGGCAGCGGGCGATGAAGGCGGCAACGGAGAACGCGGAAGACCTGATCAAGGTGCTCAGCCGGATGGCCAACCAGGCCCGCCAGGCTGAGATCACAACGGAGATCTCAGAGATCGTTGGCGGCGCGGAAGCGCTGCGCAACACATGACGTAGGAAACGAAGGAGCGAGGGATCGTGACAGAGGCGAAGAGTGTTGGACGGATCGTCAGGGTGACGGGCCCCGTCGTCGACGTGGAGTTCCCCAAAGGTGAGCTCCCAGAGATCCTGTTTGCCCTCGAGATCTCCTTCGAGATCGACGGCAAACCCCAG
Protein-coding sequences here:
- the atpG gene encoding ATP synthase gamma chain gives rise to the protein MASAELRQTRRRIRSVQSTKKITRAMELIAASRIVKAQQRVHASKPYVEQLTDVIRNVGRAAGGATHMLLERRDVRAAGIVVVSSDRGLAGAFNSTVIRMAERRIVELRSRDVQIRVYVVGKKAQTYFRFRGYHVERAFLGVTDAPGYADARNLANVIMEEYASRAVDAVEVFYTRYVSALVQDAVGFELLPIIPPEVDEEPVTTVTYSYEPSPSEILDRLLPRYVEASAFGVLLDSSASEHASRQRAMKAATENAEDLIKVLSRMANQARQAEITTEISEIVGGAEALRNT
- the atpE gene encoding ATP synthase subunit c; translation: MEQQAAALLGAGLAYGLAAIGPGIGIGIVVGNAVQAMVRQPEMAGQVRTTMFLGIAFTEALALFGLLLFFILFGQV
- a CDS encoding putative F0F1-ATPase subunit is translated as MPPNYSAGKGIAEAADISSRFFASVVSGGGLGWLLDRWLGTWPWLVALGTVVGFVLGFYWMLLYAREMERRGR
- the atpA gene encoding ATP synthase subunit alpha → MAELTLDPQDIAASLRKHLEDWAPELEAETVGYVMTIADGVATVRGLPGAMASELLEFPGGLLGIALNLDEDSIGVVLMGEFSHIEEGSPVRSTGRVLSIGVGDAMLGRVVDSLGNPLDGKGPINTTESRLLEVQAPSVVQRQPVKEPLQTGIKAIDAMIPIGRGQRELIIGDRQTGKTAIAVDTIINQKGKDVKCVYVAIGQKASTVAEVVDAFHKHGAMDYTVVVNAAASAPAALQMYAPYAGSAIAQYWMYKGGHALIVFDDLSKQAVAYRQISLLLRRPPGREAYPGDVFYLHSRLLERCAKLSDDLGGGSLTGLPIVETKAGDVSAYIPTNVISITDGQIFLETDLFYSGVRPAINAGISVSRVGGDAQIKAMKKVAGPLRINLAQFRELEAFAEFGSELDATSAAQLARGRRVVEVLKQPQFTPVPVDEQVLVIYAVTNGFMDDITVADIGRFESELRGFVRSRYPAVLEQIDSAGELPDTEEMNKAIGEFKELFEAGKE
- the atpB gene encoding ATP synthase subunit a — protein: MIPAVLAQIVEVPSDINELFDWPAVLPWGINRVVLLTFLATLATFLFLYIPFRKPRIVPTKFQVVVESMVEFVRKDVARDIIGPESVKYEWLLIPMFFWLLFLNILEVTPLVNFPVTSRMAIPAFLAIFVWFVFVFVGFKKHGFMYIVHTLVPPGVPKALLPLIIPIELISVFFIRPVALAVRLFANMIAGHIMLAVFFVTTAGYFVLGPKLIAWPIPFAFAIVITGFEIFVAILQAFIFTLLTAVYIESSIHVEH
- the atpF gene encoding ATP synthase subunit b, translating into MFASAPLLVLAAEGRSGLFLILPEIRELIWGIVSFTVLVFLLWKFAGPALNRTLEARQQAVVGGMREAEEAKAEAQGLLNDYREQLANAKEESNRIIEEARQTAEAMRTEMLAMARAEAEETVAKARSEVAAERERALAEVRQEVANLSIDLAERVVQGSLDREAQQGLIGRYLEELERMG
- the atpH gene encoding ATP synthase subunit delta, which encodes MDERIAGYADAIFAIAGAEGQLATVEDEMFAVARAIEGSAELADALADPRLPAERKEAILADLLEGQASDLTTAFVRFVAGLGRARDLPAVADAFVARAAAERNRAVAEVRAAVPLDAQTLAKLEDALGKATGKNIEVKLVVDPSVLGGIVATIGDTVIDGSIRHRLESLRQTLQSR